The DNA segment CTTCTTCCTACCCCAAACATAGGTTTTGCTTCACCAACAGAGAAACCTGGAAAATTGTAGTGAACCATAAAGTTTTCCACTCTAGTTGATTTTTCAGTCAACACTTCATACATTTGACCATCTTTAGTTCCTGCTAAAGTTCCAACAACTAATGCTTGAGTTTCACCTCTTGTAAAAAGGCATGAAGAGTGAGCAGATGGTAAAATATTTGTTTCAATAGTAATTGGTCTAACCTCTTTTAAACCTCTTCCGTCAGCTCTAACTTTATCATTTACAATCATTGCTCTTACAACTTCTCTTTTAACTAAAGAAACTGCTTCATAAATAGTTGAAAATTCAATCCCATTTGAACTGCAATAAGTATCAGCCATAATCTTTTTAGATACATCTTTAAGTTCAGTTGCTCTTTCACTTTTTGCTAATTTTTGTAAAGCAAATTTTATCTCTTCTAAATAATTATCTCTTACATGTTTTATAACAGCTTCATCTATTGTAAATTCAACTAATTTAATTTCAACAGCCTCTTTTGAAACTGATTGAAACCCTATTTCATAAGTTTCATTTGATGCTTTTAACGCATTTTGAGCTACTGAAATTGCTTCAACTAGTTCATCTTCAGACATTTCGTTTGTTTTATGAACTTTTGTAAAAGCTTCAATATCGATTTCAACCATCTCTTCAGATGAAATAGCTTTCATCTCTATCATTAATAACTCTTCTTTAGTTCCAGCAACATAAAGGTCTAAAGTTGATTCATTAAGCTGTTCAGAATTAGGATTAACAATATATTCTCCTTCAACTTTTGCAACTCTAACTCCAACAACTGATTTTTTTATTGGGAGATTAGAAGTATACAATGCAGCACTTGCAGCATTTAAAGCTAAAACTTGTAAATCAACATTTTTGTCTGCACTTAAAACCATAACAGTTATTGTTGTAGGATAAACATACCCTTTTGGGAATAGTGGTCTTAAACTTCTATCAATAACTCTTGAAGTTAATGTTTCAAAATCACTAGGTTTTGCTTCTCTTTTTATAAAACCACCTGGAAGTTTAGCAGAAGCATAAGTCTTCTCTACATATTGTACAGTCAAAGGTGTAAAATCTTCTTCAACAGGATTGTCAAATTCACTAACAACTGTAGCTAATACAACAGCATTCCCTAATTTTGCTAATACTGATCCATTAGCTTGTTTGGCAACTTTCCCAAACTCAAAAATTTCTTGTTTTCCATTTAACTCAAATTCACAAACTGTTGACATAAAATTTATCCTTTATAATTTTTAATTTCATCATATGTTATCTCTTCTAATTCGTCATAATAAAAATCTATTGAAATAAAATGATCTAGATTCTTAACATAATATAAATCATCTGCTATAGACTCAATTGTCTGAATACTTGCAGTCGGCAATATTGGTATTGCAACAGACACAGATTTAGCACCTAAATGAATAGCTGTTTTAATACAAGCCATCATAGTTAAACTTGTATTTAATCCTTCATCAACTAAAAGAACATTTTTATTCTCTAAATCTTCTAGCTTTTTACCTTCTCTAAACTTATTAACACAAGTAGTTAATTCGTTATCATAGATATATCTAGATTTTGAAAATACAAAATCTAGGCTTATCTCAAATGCTTTTACTAACTCTTCATGAATTACTACCTCTTCACTCTCGGTTACAATTGCTATTTCGCACTCATCATTATTTGGTGCATAGATTTTTCTAGAAAACATCAAATCCATTTTTGCATCAAGTTCATTTGCTACTATTTTTGCAATGGGTAGAGCATTATATGAAGTTGAAATAACAATCCACTCTTCTAGTTTCATCTTATTTATTGGCAAAATATCAATAAGTCTGTATGCTGCGACTTCTCTATTTTTAAAATATATTTTATCAGGTGTCATATTTAATTAACATTTTCCTCATTATTATAGGTATATTTTTGTGTTATACCACCAATTGGTTTTAGATATAGTTGTAGATAAAATGCATTTTGTGTTATAGAACTATGGTCTGTACTAGAAGTTGCAATTAACTCTTTTTCAAACTTAATATCTAAATCCCAACAGCTTTCACTAATTCTAAATTTTAATCCCTGTTTTGTTCTTAAATTATCTAATAAATTGTAATTTGTATAATAAGATACAGAATATTTATCTGAAAATCTATACTTTGCTTCAACTTGATATGACTCTAAATCTTCTTTTTGTAAATTTGGAGTGTTTTTTGTAAGGTAATGTCCTAATAGTAGATAGAAATTCTCATAAGATAAAGAGAATGATGATGAACTTTCTGCAACTTTTCTGTATTGATAGTCATAAACTAATCTATTACTAATTGAACCTAAAATATAGTTATAAATAATCTCATTTTCAATATAACTAGTTCTTAAGTCACTTATATTATCATATAAAATCACTTCTTTTAACTTATGGTTTACTATTTGTTGCAAGGTTTCTCTATCATAAAAAGAGTGATTGATCCCTAATTCTAAACTATTTTCACCTCTATCGATTGTAAAAGGTTGTAATTCAGAATCTGTAGTGGTTATATTATATAAATAACCATCTTTTTCAATCTCTTCAACTTTGTTTAAATTTGCAAACAAGTTAATTGTATGTATATAATTTTCATAAGGTTTAACTAAATCACTATTTAATGAGATTGTACTTTTTGATTCTACATATGTACCATCATCAAAGTTTTTTGAAGCTTCTGAATAACTATATCTATTAACTAAAAATTCATGTTTTAATATTAAATTAACATAATTGTTAAAAAATGATTGAGAATATGAAACTGGTAGACTTAATTCATATTGTTGTGCCTTAATTCCTTTTTCTCTAGTATGGTTAGTATATTTAATATCAGTTGAGTAAACTAATTTATCTAAAAAAATTGGTTTTGTATATGAGTGAGCTTGAAGTTTTGGTAATTCTTGCATTGTACTTGTATTTGACTCTTTTGAAACATCAATATAGTATCTAAAATATGAACCTAAAAAATAGCTTGGAGTATTGTAAATATAGTTGATTTTTGATTCAACTTTTTCAGTAATTGAGTTTTCATCACCAGCAACTTCTAAAGTTTTATATTCACTATCATTTAAGTAATTTATATCTACATATAAACCATCATTATATCCAAGTTTGTTAGGAGACAAAATGCTATTTCTTACATAATTTAAATCTACACCGTTATGGTTATCATTTCTAAGTTTATGCTCTTTTTGATATGTTTCTTTTTCTTTAAAAAAACCTGCACTTAAACTAAGCATAGAATTAATTGAATCAGCATATCTGAAATATGCGTAAAATCCTGCCCCTCTACTTGTCCTAATTTGAGGAACTAATTCAAAATCATAGTTTTGAGCAGGAGCAATAAATAGTGGTTGTGCATAATATGCACCTTCAGTACTTGAATAACCTACAGTAGGAAATAAAAGTCCAGTCCTTCTTGTTCTATCTGTTGAAAAACCAAAATATGGGAAATATAATAATGGGACATTTTTAAAATAGAGTCTTGAATTATATGCATTTATCCATTTATCTTTTGTATCATAATCTGCACTACTAAACTTTATACTCCAATCAGGATCCACACAATCACAACTAGAAAGGATAGAATCTTCAATATAAACAATATCCCCTTTTCTTTGTGAATCTTTCGAACTAATCCAAATTGAACTAGAATCTTCAAAATAGATACTTGGTTTTTGATACATGTCATTTGTATTTAAATCCAAAAATGCATAATTACTATTCATTTGAATATTATTATTTCTTAAAATAACAACATCATCAAAAAGTTCAAAAGTACCTTTGTTTTTATCATAAATCGCTTTTTGTGCAGTTATATAATAAGTTGGAGAAAAAGCAACAACATTTCCTGTTGCAATAACAATATCATTTTTTGTAACTAAATCATTAGAGATTATTTGAAATCTTTCTACTTCTGCATATAAGAAAGATAAAGAGAGAATAAATAGTAATAGTGTTTTTTTAAGCATTGACTACTAATGTCCTTCCTAATTTATCATGAAATGTTTGTCTTCCATCATTGAAAAATGCGAATATAAATCCAATATAAAAAAACATTTCACTTACTATTCTAAAAATTGATCTTAACATTGCAGAAGTGATAGAAACTTTTCCAAAATTATAGAAGTCAATTACTTTTATCTTTGTAACTATTTTACCAACTGTTGCCCCATAATACCAGACAAAAAAAGATTGATATAAAAATTTCAAAAAAAGTACTTGTAAAATAAAGTCATTCATAATAATTAATGCTGACATTACATCATCACCTGCAATTGCTATTTTATCCCAATATATTAAAATAACAATTAAAGTGACTAAAAAATCATCAATAACAAAGGCAAAAGCCCGTGATCTTATACTAGCTAGTTCTAAGTTCTCGCTCTTATTCATATTTAGACAACTATTTATTTTAAGGCTTGATATGCAATATCTGTTCTACATTTCTTACCTGCAAAATGTACTTGTCCACAAAGTTTATATGCTCTATCTCTAGCTTGTTTAATAGTAGTTCCGAATCCTACACAAAGTAAAACTCTTCCTCCTGTTGCAAAAAGTTTTCCATCCTCTTTTGAAACACCTGCATATGAAATATGAGTATTATTTAAAATCTCTTCATCAACTATTTCATCAACGATAATTTCAGCTGGCGCAGAAGAGCTGTAAGGGTAGTTTGCACTTGCCATAACAACTGCAACACCAAACTCATTTTTGATTTTGATATCTAGTTTATCTAATTGTTTAGTTGCCCCTTTATAAAAAAGTTCTGAAACTGGCGTTTCAAGAAGAGGCATAAGAATTTCACACTCTGGATCACCAAATCTTACATTATACTCTAAAATTATTGGCTCACCTTTTACTACCATAACGCCAATAAAAAGTACACCTTCAAAAGGTGCTCCCTCTTGTTGCATTCCTTTTAATGTTGGTTTTACAACTCTCTCTTCAACTTTTTTATAAATTTCATCATTTACAAGTGGTGTTGGAGCATAAGCACCCATCCCTCCAGTATTAGGACCAGTATCGCCATCCCCCACTCTTTTATGATCTTGTGCAGCAGGCAATATTTTATAATTTTCTCCATCACAAATTGCAAATATTGATAATTCATATCCATCAAGATACTCTTCAACAACAATTGAAGTTCCTGCATCACCAAAAGATTCACCACTTAACATATCAGTAGCTGCTTTTTTAGCTTCATCTTTTGTTTGAGCAATTATTACACCTTTTCCTGCACATAAACCATCTGCTTTAACAACAATTGGTTCCTTCATTGTATCAATAAAAGAATGAGCCTCTTTTTCACTTTTTGTCTCTATAAATGCTGCTGTTGGTATATTATATTTTTTTAAAATATTTTTCATATATACTTTTGAACCTTCAAGTTGTGCTGCTTTTGCACTTGGTCCAAAAACTACCAAATCATTTGCTTTGAAAATATCAACAACACCATCTACTAAAGGAGCTTCTGGTCCTACAATTGTTAAATCAATGTTATTATCTTTTGCCCATGCTGCTAGTTTATTATAATCTTTAATATCAATATTTGTTCCTAAACTATCAGTTGCACCATTTCCAGGCATAAAATATAAGTTATGGTTCTCTTTCTCTTTAGATATAGCTAACCCTATAGAGTATTCTCTACCACCACTACCAAGAATTAAAATGTTCACTAGATTTTCCTTAAAAAAAGTAATAAAAATATGTATCCAAGTAGTCGTTAACCATCAAAATGGCCCTAAAAGCCAACGATAGCAGACGAGAATCATATTTCAGGAGCAGAAATAACTGCTACACACCATATAAGTTACAATCGTCCGCAATAAAAATGTATCGGACCCTCAACAATGGAAATCCCGCGCTACTTAGATATCTCTTATTTTAACTAATTATCTTTGAATTAAAGATTAAAAACTACCCAGTATAGCAAGTTTTATACACTCATCAACTGAAGTTTTATCACTAATCTTATATTTGACATACTCAGGTAAATAATTTGCTGTTGTTTTACCTATTGCAATTGCTTTATAAGTCTCTTTCCATTCAAACTTATTAAAAAAACACTCTACACTTGAAGGAGAGGTAAAAATTATCGTTGCATTCTCTTCTAATTTTGTATCTATCTTATCATTGCAAACAGTTTTATAAGTAATAACTTCAGAAATATCTATTTGACTATTTTTTAATTTTTTAACTAAATTTGATACTACTTTCTGTGCTCTAATATAAAGTGCTTTTCTTCCAACTAAAAAATATTTTAATTCATCTGCAAAATCATTACCATGACCATGTGAACCAATAAATTCAACTTTTCCACCAAGCTTTTTTATAATATCAGCAGTTTTTTGTGCAATTGCAAAACTTGGAACATTTTTCCATTCATTTGAAATCTTGTCTAATGATAAAACTGCATTTTTAGATGTAAAGATAAGTGCGTCATACTTTGAAAAATCTATATAAGTATTAATATAATCTATTTTAAAAACTTCAATATTTTCAACACCTTCATATTTTTGGTTATTTAAAAGATAGATTTTACTCATTTATTCTCATTGTATTCGTTGTGTTGTATTGTATTTACAGCACTGTCAATATTACTTACGATAACTGTATTTTTAAAAATGTCATTAACATCTAATTTTAAAAGTTTTCTTTTTTGGTAGTGTTTTAGTATCAAAATAGTTTGAATATCTTTTGCCTTTAACTTATTTATCTCCTCTTCAATGATAAATATTGCAGAAAGATCTATAAAATGTACTTTCAAACAATCTAATATAACAAATTTTGTTTGAGGTCTAATCTTATCAATTTTTCTATCTAAAATTGATGCTGTACCAAAAAACAAAGAACCATCAATCTCTAAAATTTGAGTCTCTTTATTGTCTATACTTATGTCAAATTTTATCTTTTTAGACATATTTTTTGTCTGCATTCTAGTTCTTTTTGATACTTTATAAATTGCAATTATAGAAGCAAAAGTTATACCTGCACCAACAGCCATAATCAAATCTACAAAGATAGTTAAAAAAAACACTGTTAACATTATCAATAAATCCACTTTTGGAATTCTATTCATAATCTTTAAAAATTTGTAATCTAAAATATCAAAACCAACTTTTATTAATACACCAGCAAGTACCGATAGTGGTATTTTTGAAGCTAAAGGAGCAAAAAAAAGTACAATTAAAAGTAAAGTAACAGAGTGAATCATTCCAGATAACCTACTCTCTCCACCACTTTTAATATTTATTACTGTTCTCATTGTTGCCCCAGCTCCTGGAATTGCTCCAACAAAAGAACAAAGAGCATTCCCTATTCCTTGAGCTATTAACTCTTTGTTTGGCTTATGATTTGTTTTTGTCATTGAATCTGCAACAAGCGATGTTAACAGGGTATCTATTGATCCTAAAAGAGCCAAGGTAATGGCTAGAGTAATAATTGTATTTAACTGCAAAATATTAAATTTTGTAGGAATAGTTATTTCAGGCAATCCCATTGGTATTTGACCTATTGTTGGTACTTCAAAGTTTAAATAAAAAGATAGTAGCGTTACAATAACTAAAGCAATTAAAGCGGAAGGGATAATCTTAGAGATTTTTTTTGGAGTAAAAAACATTATAACAAGAGTAATTGAAGCCAATATTATTGAATCCATATTTGTAATAGCAAAATTTTTAGGAACAGCAATCAATGTCTCGATAATTGAACCTTTTGATTCAACACCTAAAAATGGATTTATCTGCAAAATTATAATAATTATACCTATTCCACTCATAAAACCTGAAATTACAGGATAAGGAATATACTTAACCCATTTACCAATCTTTATAATACCAAAAGAGATTTGTATCAATCCAGCTAAAAAAATAACACTAATAACAGATTGAAAATCATCTGGAAAAGCTACAATAGCAGTTGCCGTAACTACTGTCATTGGTCCAGTGGGACCAGATATTTGTGTGGGCACTCCACCAAACAAAGAAGCAAAAAAGCCTAAAACTATCGCACCATAAAGACCTGCAGTTGGTCCAGCTCCACTTGCTACACCAAACGCTAAAGCCAAAGGCAAAGCTACAACAGCAGCTGTAACTCCACCAAAAAAATCATTTTTTAAACTATTTATTTTTATCAAGGATTAACTCCTATTTTAATTAAACTCCTCAAGTTCTTCATCACTTAAATCCCTTTGACCTTTTTTTCTAGCAATTATGTGAATTGGAGTTCCTTCGAAATTCATATTTTCTCTTAAGAAGTTTATCAAATATCTCTTATAAGAGAAGTGTAAAAGGTTTGGTTTATTCATAATTAATGCGATTCTTGGAGGTTTTGTTTCAAATTGTGTAGCATAATAAATTCTAAGGTAGTTTCCAGATGGACTTGGAAGAGCATGTCTCATTGTTGCTGTTTCGATAGTTTTATTTAATACTGATGTTGGTATTCTTTGTGAATAGTTATCATAAATCTCTATTAATTTATCTTTTAATCTATCTATACTTCTTCCTGTTTTTGCTGAAACTGCAATTATTGGAGCATAATAAAGAAATTTAAATTTACTTCTAACTTTCTCTTCTAAATCTTGGAATGTATCCATATTTTCATCCCATTTATTTAAAACAATAATTGTTCCTAAAGCATATTCATCAACTAAACCTGCAATTTTTTCATCCAAATCTACAAGTTCTCTAGAAGCATCTAATACAAGTAGAGCTAAATTTGCTTTCTCTAACATCTCTTTGGTTCTCATTAAAGCAAACTTTTCGATACCTTCAATTTTACCTCTTCTTCTAAGTCCTGCGGTATCAACAAAAGTGATTTTTCTATCATTATATTCAAAAGTTTCATCCACAGGATCAATAGTTGTTCCTTCAACTGAAGATACAACTGATCTCTCCTCACCAACAAGTGCATTTAAAATTGAAGATTTACCAACATTTACTCTTCCTATTATTGCTACTCTTAATTCATCATCCTCTTCAGATTCAGCTTGTTCATTAATATCTTCAATAGGATTTAAAAAATCTTCTAGAAAATCATCTTCATCATCTTCAATATTTAGCTCTTCAACAACCTCTCTTGGAGGAAGTTGTACAGCAATCCAATCAAAAAGTTTTTTTGTACCTCTGTTATGTGAAACTGAGATACCAAAAAGATTATCCTCATCAATTCCAAATTCATAAAAAGACCAAAGTCTCTCTAGTTCATTGTCATTATCAATTTTATTAACTACTAATGCAAGTTTTTTATTAAGTGCTTGAAGCTCATAAAATAGTTCTTTATCTTTATCATCAGGTATCTTTTTACCATCAACCATAAAAAGTATTATATCAGCCTCTTTTGCACACTCTATTGCTTTTCTTTTTACATTTGAAAATATCTCATCATTTGTTTCATCAATACCACCTGTATCAAGCATAATTGCATCTCTATCTAAAATCTCAACTTGATGTTTTCTTATATCTCTTGTAGTTCCTGCCATATCAGATACTATTGCAATTCTTTTTTTTGCAATTCTATTAAAAAGTGATGACTTTCCAACATTTGGTTGACCAATTAAAGCAATTTTTTTTAACTCATTATTCATTCTATCTTATTACCTTTTTAAATTAAAAAAAGGTATTAGCCAAAAGACTAATACCTTTTTAGAGTTCTTAG comes from the Halarcobacter ebronensis genome and includes:
- a CDS encoding polyribonucleotide nucleotidyltransferase — translated: MSTVCEFELNGKQEIFEFGKVAKQANGSVLAKLGNAVVLATVVSEFDNPVEEDFTPLTVQYVEKTYASAKLPGGFIKREAKPSDFETLTSRVIDRSLRPLFPKGYVYPTTITVMVLSADKNVDLQVLALNAASAALYTSNLPIKKSVVGVRVAKVEGEYIVNPNSEQLNESTLDLYVAGTKEELLMIEMKAISSEEMVEIDIEAFTKVHKTNEMSEDELVEAISVAQNALKASNETYEIGFQSVSKEAVEIKLVEFTIDEAVIKHVRDNYLEEIKFALQKLAKSERATELKDVSKKIMADTYCSSNGIEFSTIYEAVSLVKREVVRAMIVNDKVRADGRGLKEVRPITIETNILPSAHSSCLFTRGETQALVVGTLAGTKDGQMYEVLTEKSTRVENFMVHYNFPGFSVGEAKPMFGVGRRELGHGNLAKKALEATIDKDYEDTVRLVSEILESNGSSSMATVCGGSLALKAAGVPVSSLVAGVAMGMVVEGNNYSVLTDIMGLEDHDGDMDFKVAGTKEGITALQMDIKLGGIELSVLREALYQAKEGREHILGIMEEAALEIVPSEALPLVEQFAIDPSKIMVVIGKAGSTIKEIIEKFSVSIDLDRDSGNVKVSGENKQNVLDACEHIKSISSSSRRDNDKKSIDFEKLYEIDEVLTGKVVRITDFGAFVELPKGGEGLLHISKLSKERVTRVEDVLKVEDNVEIKVLKVKKDRIELALNGI
- a CDS encoding LPS-assembly protein LptD codes for the protein MLKKTLLLFILSLSFLYAEVERFQIISNDLVTKNDIVIATGNVVAFSPTYYITAQKAIYDKNKGTFELFDDVVILRNNNIQMNSNYAFLDLNTNDMYQKPSIYFEDSSSIWISSKDSQRKGDIVYIEDSILSSCDCVDPDWSIKFSSADYDTKDKWINAYNSRLYFKNVPLLYFPYFGFSTDRTRRTGLLFPTVGYSSTEGAYYAQPLFIAPAQNYDFELVPQIRTSRGAGFYAYFRYADSINSMLSLSAGFFKEKETYQKEHKLRNDNHNGVDLNYVRNSILSPNKLGYNDGLYVDINYLNDSEYKTLEVAGDENSITEKVESKINYIYNTPSYFLGSYFRYYIDVSKESNTSTMQELPKLQAHSYTKPIFLDKLVYSTDIKYTNHTREKGIKAQQYELSLPVSYSQSFFNNYVNLILKHEFLVNRYSYSEASKNFDDGTYVESKSTISLNSDLVKPYENYIHTINLFANLNKVEEIEKDGYLYNITTTDSELQPFTIDRGENSLELGINHSFYDRETLQQIVNHKLKEVILYDNISDLRTSYIENEIIYNYILGSISNRLVYDYQYRKVAESSSSFSLSYENFYLLLGHYLTKNTPNLQKEDLESYQVEAKYRFSDKYSVSYYTNYNLLDNLRTKQGLKFRISESCWDLDIKFEKELIATSSTDHSSITQNAFYLQLYLKPIGGITQKYTYNNEENVN
- the purD gene encoding phosphoribosylamine--glycine ligase, whose protein sequence is MNILILGSGGREYSIGLAISKEKENHNLYFMPGNGATDSLGTNIDIKDYNKLAAWAKDNNIDLTIVGPEAPLVDGVVDIFKANDLVVFGPSAKAAQLEGSKVYMKNILKKYNIPTAAFIETKSEKEAHSFIDTMKEPIVVKADGLCAGKGVIIAQTKDEAKKAATDMLSGESFGDAGTSIVVEEYLDGYELSIFAICDGENYKILPAAQDHKRVGDGDTGPNTGGMGAYAPTPLVNDEIYKKVEERVVKPTLKGMQQEGAPFEGVLFIGVMVVKGEPIILEYNVRFGDPECEILMPLLETPVSELFYKGATKQLDKLDIKIKNEFGVAVVMASANYPYSSSAPAEIIVDEIVDEEILNNTHISYAGVSKEDGKLFATGGRVLLCVGFGTTIKQARDRAYKLCGQVHFAGKKCRTDIAYQALK
- a CDS encoding uroporphyrinogen-III synthase; the encoded protein is MSKIYLLNNQKYEGVENIEVFKIDYINTYIDFSKYDALIFTSKNAVLSLDKISNEWKNVPSFAIAQKTADIIKKLGGKVEFIGSHGHGNDFADELKYFLVGRKALYIRAQKVVSNLVKKLKNSQIDISEVITYKTVCNDKIDTKLEENATIIFTSPSSVECFFNKFEWKETYKAIAIGKTTANYLPEYVKYKISDKTSVDECIKLAILGSF
- a CDS encoding SulP family inorganic anion transporter — protein: MIKINSLKNDFFGGVTAAVVALPLALAFGVASGAGPTAGLYGAIVLGFFASLFGGVPTQISGPTGPMTVVTATAIVAFPDDFQSVISVIFLAGLIQISFGIIKIGKWVKYIPYPVISGFMSGIGIIIIILQINPFLGVESKGSIIETLIAVPKNFAITNMDSIILASITLVIMFFTPKKISKIIPSALIALVIVTLLSFYLNFEVPTIGQIPMGLPEITIPTKFNILQLNTIITLAITLALLGSIDTLLTSLVADSMTKTNHKPNKELIAQGIGNALCSFVGAIPGAGATMRTVINIKSGGESRLSGMIHSVTLLLIVLFFAPLASKIPLSVLAGVLIKVGFDILDYKFLKIMNRIPKVDLLIMLTVFFLTIFVDLIMAVGAGITFASIIAIYKVSKRTRMQTKNMSKKIKFDISIDNKETQILEIDGSLFFGTASILDRKIDKIRPQTKFVILDCLKVHFIDLSAIFIIEEEINKLKAKDIQTILILKHYQKRKLLKLDVNDIFKNTVIVSNIDSAVNTIQHNEYNENK
- a CDS encoding RDD family protein, giving the protein MNKSENLELASIRSRAFAFVIDDFLVTLIVILIYWDKIAIAGDDVMSALIIMNDFILQVLFLKFLYQSFFVWYYGATVGKIVTKIKVIDFYNFGKVSITSAMLRSIFRIVSEMFFYIGFIFAFFNDGRQTFHDKLGRTLVVNA
- a CDS encoding phosphoribosyltransferase, encoding MTPDKIYFKNREVAAYRLIDILPINKMKLEEWIVISTSYNALPIAKIVANELDAKMDLMFSRKIYAPNNDECEIAIVTESEEVVIHEELVKAFEISLDFVFSKSRYIYDNELTTCVNKFREGKKLEDLENKNVLLVDEGLNTSLTMMACIKTAIHLGAKSVSVAIPILPTASIQTIESIADDLYYVKNLDHFISIDFYYDELEEITYDEIKNYKG
- the der gene encoding ribosome biogenesis GTPase Der, which codes for MNNELKKIALIGQPNVGKSSLFNRIAKKRIAIVSDMAGTTRDIRKHQVEILDRDAIMLDTGGIDETNDEIFSNVKRKAIECAKEADIILFMVDGKKIPDDKDKELFYELQALNKKLALVVNKIDNDNELERLWSFYEFGIDEDNLFGISVSHNRGTKKLFDWIAVQLPPREVVEELNIEDDEDDFLEDFLNPIEDINEQAESEEDDELRVAIIGRVNVGKSSILNALVGEERSVVSSVEGTTIDPVDETFEYNDRKITFVDTAGLRRRGKIEGIEKFALMRTKEMLEKANLALLVLDASRELVDLDEKIAGLVDEYALGTIIVLNKWDENMDTFQDLEEKVRSKFKFLYYAPIIAVSAKTGRSIDRLKDKLIEIYDNYSQRIPTSVLNKTIETATMRHALPSPSGNYLRIYYATQFETKPPRIALIMNKPNLLHFSYKRYLINFLRENMNFEGTPIHIIARKKGQRDLSDEELEEFN